The following are from one region of the Leptospira perdikensis genome:
- a CDS encoding glucan biosynthesis protein, with amino-acid sequence MKKLNIYLALIALVLCVVIIIRKNDLTLSKIATLMAITTPTEVFDFHTADAIAKQKLKSKFSPTPEFKIPGLDGISYNDYRQIEYKPDVAIWKNLALPYQLHFFHPGHIYSNGIHIYEVINEKPVEIPYDASRFNFGDLPLTDDFAELTQKLHYTGFRVHYPINQKEALEEFLVFQGASYFRAISKDQVYGLSGRGLAINTGPKDKEEFPIFESFYIKRPQKTDTSITIYAIMNSESVVGSYEFVVKPGETTTIDVRVKIYLRKKIKRLGFAPITSMYLYGESDNPILGNIHPEVHDSDGLLIQTNTGDWEWRPLINPKKTQLTRIPLDSPSGYGLIQRDRKFKSYQDEKLQYHLRPSVWVEPKGNWGKGSLYLLEFTTNLDSDDNVTTFWEPAIPPNLNEGHEFQYTLHYTERSPKHHTLGKASAFYRGVDPVFPKEKVFTLYFTGDYLKSLDKKTILTAVIKNSEIPPELIRYKIEKISELDQWRLQIWYPSAEGESDWNVFLKQENQRITETWIYRDGLSK; translated from the coding sequence ATGAAGAAACTGAACATATATCTTGCTCTCATTGCCTTGGTATTGTGTGTCGTAATCATCATTCGAAAAAACGATCTGACGTTAAGTAAAATCGCCACTTTGATGGCAATCACCACTCCCACCGAAGTTTTCGATTTTCATACTGCCGATGCCATAGCAAAACAAAAATTAAAGTCAAAATTCAGCCCTACTCCTGAATTCAAAATCCCAGGACTTGATGGAATTAGTTACAACGACTATAGACAAATTGAATACAAACCGGATGTAGCTATTTGGAAAAATCTTGCCCTTCCTTATCAATTGCATTTTTTCCATCCAGGTCATATCTACAGCAACGGAATTCATATCTATGAAGTGATCAATGAAAAACCAGTAGAAATTCCCTATGATGCATCTCGTTTTAACTTTGGCGACTTACCTCTCACAGACGACTTTGCCGAACTAACTCAAAAACTCCATTATACTGGCTTTCGGGTCCACTACCCCATCAATCAAAAAGAAGCATTAGAAGAATTTTTAGTTTTTCAAGGAGCCTCTTATTTTCGAGCCATTTCCAAAGATCAAGTGTACGGATTATCCGGTAGAGGTCTTGCCATCAACACAGGGCCCAAAGACAAAGAAGAATTCCCTATTTTTGAAAGTTTCTATATCAAACGACCCCAAAAGACGGATACGTCCATTACTATCTATGCCATTATGAATAGTGAGTCCGTGGTTGGCTCTTATGAATTCGTCGTCAAACCAGGAGAGACCACAACCATTGATGTAAGAGTCAAAATCTATCTACGTAAAAAAATCAAACGCCTTGGATTTGCACCCATTACTTCCATGTATTTGTATGGTGAATCCGATAACCCAATTCTCGGGAACATCCATCCGGAAGTACATGACTCAGATGGTCTACTCATTCAAACCAACACGGGCGACTGGGAATGGAGGCCTCTCATCAATCCCAAAAAAACCCAACTAACAAGAATTCCATTGGACTCACCTTCTGGATATGGTCTCATCCAAAGAGATAGAAAATTCAAAAGTTACCAAGACGAAAAACTCCAATACCACCTAAGACCTAGTGTTTGGGTAGAGCCAAAGGGAAACTGGGGGAAGGGAAGTTTGTATCTATTGGAATTTACAACTAACTTAGATTCCGATGACAATGTCACAACCTTTTGGGAACCTGCAATCCCACCCAACTTAAATGAAGGCCATGAGTTTCAATACACCTTACATTATACAGAACGATCACCCAAACACCATACTCTCGGAAAAGCATCTGCATTTTATAGAGGAGTTGATCCGGTTTTTCCAAAAGAAAAAGTATTCACACTGTACTTCACTGGTGATTACTTAAAATCTTTGGACAAAAAAACAATTTTAACTGCTGTCATAAAAAACAGTGAAATCCCTCCCGAACTGATTCGATACAAAATCGAAAAAATATCAGAACTAGACCAATGGCGTCTTCAAATCTGGTATCCTAGCGCAGAAGGGGAATCCGATTGGAACGTTTTCCTTAAACAAGAAAACCAAAGAATTACTGAAACATGGATTTATCGAGATGGACTATCCAAATAA
- a CDS encoding helix-turn-helix domain-containing protein, with protein sequence MSESKRMGVWVAQWMEDLGLTPNQIRLYAEIVSLNAKGGCFASNEYLGGVLRLKRDTVSRLVSQLKKKGLLKQTGFDGRKRYLVPLVLDGESALDSHTKKREPSCLKIESSVGFESRSESARNTKPSLKYEVHSSIQNSDDWKAFLAWTEKRLSFSTSFALSKLRGPEVLTGLPLSYWERFKANPR encoded by the coding sequence ATGAGTGAGTCTAAAAGAATGGGTGTATGGGTTGCCCAATGGATGGAAGATTTGGGGTTAACGCCGAATCAGATAAGGCTGTATGCGGAGATCGTTTCCTTAAATGCAAAAGGAGGATGTTTTGCTTCCAATGAATACTTGGGTGGTGTTTTGCGATTGAAACGGGATACTGTGTCTCGGTTGGTATCACAATTAAAGAAAAAAGGACTTTTGAAACAAACTGGGTTTGATGGAAGAAAACGGTATCTAGTTCCTTTGGTTTTGGACGGTGAGTCTGCATTGGATTCTCATACCAAAAAGAGAGAACCTTCTTGTTTGAAAATCGAAAGCTCGGTGGGATTTGAATCCAGGTCTGAATCTGCTCGGAATACGAAGCCTTCTCTTAAATACGAAGTACATTCTAGTATACAGAATAGCGATGATTGGAAAGCTTTTTTGGCTTGGACTGAAAAGCGGCTTTCTTTTTCTACGAGTTTTGCTTTGTCCAAATTACGAGGGCCTGAGGTGCTCACGGGACTCCCCCTCTCCTATTGGGAACGATTTAAGGCGAACCCAAGATAA
- a CDS encoding YlbF family regulator, translating into MKPNSYKIFIITIFLSLFFSYCSGSDKKAEDPLKNTKKLAIEGHTSLYYQGALPVKGTSIKFIPPFSEATVYVGRYTFAKEEFSRSVLKARESVVIVKDGTKMSWTAADKVSAGGDAAVQYLSENATKPGLFIMYTSVAESYGLVGSSWERGVDAHKTVVTNSQAIRKEWDEWADMQLNQKEAVDNSPSAKKRFNQYKQEYQKAFESTVLGYVDLDDALKSSYNESYEDLKSGDWERRKAKIKEFGSSVSDKIFGNWKETVFTYGQDSSREWGQAKAELDSIAEEGPAVPLLKMLSRTAKAVFYDGLIKPIGKITLYSVGYVTWNGIIYPSAVISNYAGTGLYCLVETFTLAGKGVVYITAPSVELALGALLNSTEVVLNESVQSMDKGVKITSAVVRKTSAYSAKTAGVVTESSGKYILAPMSLAGVTTGQTVLGGGLAVGGAVTGATVAGTSATAQAVTYTSSKVAAGTVGVTGTVASFGTGTTYGIYQLTKAVGVPTGVAIGSGIVLSYEFVSHMSAHSVLAVADCTYLVLSLEGGKWVVYGVKDGSKRASRLLTGAVVDVDQIRKEGGTVVKVPMEPGEVEKILGKKNKK; encoded by the coding sequence ATGAAACCAAACTCGTATAAAATATTTATAATTACTATTTTCTTATCTTTGTTTTTTTCTTATTGTTCGGGCTCTGATAAAAAAGCAGAGGATCCACTAAAGAATACCAAAAAATTAGCAATCGAAGGTCATACTTCCCTATACTATCAGGGAGCGTTACCTGTTAAAGGAACAAGTATTAAATTCATCCCGCCATTTAGCGAAGCCACAGTTTACGTTGGACGGTATACATTCGCAAAAGAAGAGTTCTCTAGATCTGTTTTGAAAGCACGCGAATCAGTGGTCATAGTCAAAGATGGGACCAAAATGAGTTGGACTGCTGCCGATAAGGTGAGTGCTGGCGGTGATGCAGCGGTTCAGTATCTCTCTGAAAATGCCACCAAACCGGGGTTATTTATTATGTATACTTCAGTTGCGGAATCGTATGGTTTGGTAGGGTCTTCCTGGGAACGAGGTGTAGATGCCCATAAAACGGTTGTCACAAACTCGCAGGCCATTCGTAAGGAATGGGACGAGTGGGCAGATATGCAATTGAATCAAAAAGAGGCTGTTGATAATTCTCCTTCTGCTAAAAAAAGATTTAATCAATACAAACAAGAATACCAAAAAGCATTTGAGTCAACGGTTCTTGGGTATGTGGATTTGGATGATGCGCTAAAGTCTTCTTATAATGAATCTTACGAAGATTTAAAATCGGGAGATTGGGAGCGTAGGAAAGCAAAAATCAAAGAATTTGGTTCTTCGGTTTCCGATAAAATTTTTGGAAATTGGAAAGAAACAGTTTTTACTTATGGTCAAGATAGTTCAAGGGAATGGGGACAAGCTAAAGCTGAGTTAGACTCAATTGCTGAAGAAGGCCCGGCTGTTCCTTTACTTAAGATGCTTTCCCGGACCGCAAAAGCCGTGTTTTATGATGGCCTGATCAAACCGATTGGGAAGATAACTTTGTATTCGGTAGGGTATGTCACTTGGAATGGGATCATTTATCCATCGGCAGTCATTTCTAATTATGCCGGTACTGGTTTGTATTGTTTAGTAGAAACATTTACCTTAGCAGGAAAAGGGGTTGTATATATTACTGCGCCTAGCGTTGAATTAGCATTAGGCGCTTTGTTGAATAGCACGGAAGTTGTCTTAAATGAATCAGTTCAGTCTATGGATAAAGGTGTAAAGATAACTTCTGCAGTTGTCAGAAAAACCTCTGCATATTCTGCCAAAACAGCTGGAGTAGTTACAGAATCCTCAGGGAAATATATTTTAGCTCCGATGAGTTTAGCGGGCGTTACTACTGGACAGACAGTTTTAGGAGGGGGGCTTGCCGTTGGTGGTGCTGTCACAGGGGCCACAGTGGCAGGAACATCAGCAACTGCCCAAGCAGTAACCTATACTTCTTCGAAAGTGGCTGCTGGAACTGTAGGAGTTACTGGAACTGTTGCCTCATTCGGAACAGGAACTACTTATGGGATCTATCAGTTAACAAAAGCAGTTGGTGTTCCAACTGGCGTGGCGATTGGTTCAGGAATTGTGCTGAGTTATGAGTTTGTATCACATATGTCCGCTCATTCTGTTCTCGCTGTTGCTGATTGTACCTATTTAGTGTTATCCCTGGAAGGGGGTAAGTGGGTAGTCTATGGAGTGAAAGATGGCTCAAAACGAGCGTCTCGCCTTCTAACGGGGGCTGTAGTGGATGTGGATCAGATTCGTAAGGAAGGCGGAACTGTAGTAAAAGTTCCTATGGAACCGGGTGAAGTTGAAAAAATACTAGGTAAAAAAAATAAAAAATAA
- a CDS encoding serine/threonine protein kinase, whose product MDINHSFYQLTPDTILNALESLGYEPTGRFYPLNSVENRVYDIETSNSGRIVVKFYRPGKWTYDEILEEHRFLEELSLEEIPVLSPIVINGKSLFEWSGIYFAIWPLRNGRIVEEIAGGDLERVGALLGRIHSVGKRSISNHRPILDIPSYGLKSLNFILEKKMIPNNALAERYKSTALRSFEFFESLVKEYQIPFQRIHGDCHKGNLLVSPEGYSILDFDDFLTGPIVQDFWMLLPLGESDRKNDVFQFLQGYTMFAEFDEHWLQLVEPLRIVRYIHYAAWIAKRWQDPSFPSLFPHFGTEEYWLKETLDLESAKKDLEDQSFEGSADPINTEPEMTNKDFFWDWEN is encoded by the coding sequence TTGGATATCAATCATTCTTTTTACCAACTAACGCCCGATACAATACTAAATGCCTTGGAGTCCTTGGGTTATGAGCCTACGGGTCGTTTTTACCCATTAAACAGTGTTGAAAATCGAGTTTACGATATTGAAACATCAAATTCAGGAAGGATCGTTGTCAAGTTCTACAGGCCCGGTAAATGGACTTACGATGAGATTTTAGAAGAACATCGATTTTTAGAAGAGTTATCTTTAGAAGAAATTCCTGTCTTGTCCCCGATTGTGATTAATGGGAAATCTTTGTTCGAATGGTCAGGGATATATTTTGCCATTTGGCCACTCCGGAATGGAAGGATCGTCGAAGAAATTGCGGGCGGAGATTTAGAAAGAGTTGGTGCTCTTCTTGGGAGGATTCATTCTGTTGGGAAAAGATCAATTTCTAACCATCGACCGATTCTTGACATTCCATCATACGGTTTGAAATCATTAAACTTCATCTTAGAAAAAAAAATGATACCAAACAATGCTTTGGCGGAGCGTTACAAATCCACTGCACTCCGTTCTTTTGAATTTTTCGAATCTTTGGTAAAAGAATACCAAATTCCATTCCAGCGAATCCACGGAGATTGTCATAAAGGGAATTTGCTCGTTTCGCCAGAAGGATATAGTATTTTGGATTTCGATGATTTTTTGACAGGTCCTATTGTACAAGATTTTTGGATGTTATTGCCGTTAGGTGAATCAGATCGAAAAAACGATGTGTTTCAGTTTTTACAAGGTTACACAATGTTCGCAGAATTTGACGAACATTGGTTACAATTGGTAGAGCCACTTCGTATTGTAAGATATATTCATTATGCAGCCTGGATTGCGAAACGTTGGCAAGACCCATCCTTCCCATCATTGTTTCCTCATTTCGGAACGGAAGAGTATTGGTTAAAAGAAACCTTAGATTTGGAATCTGCCAAAAAAGATTTAGAGGATCAGTCATTTGAAGGAAGTGCTGACCCTATCAATACAGAACCTGAAATGACAAATAAAGACTTTTTTTGGGATTGGGAAAACTAA
- a CDS encoding TrmH family RNA methyltransferase, which produces MQIIQSPQDPRLAAYQLLKAKEDPSNTFIADHEKTAIRLLHSHLKVESVFCMPKYWEKHKDLIQSRLQESNQCFVAEKSVFEETIGFSVHQGFMAVGYQKWGSLKEVTAPMLLVNAIVDSENIGSILRTAAAFGIQSILFDSKSASPYLRRSVRVSMGSLFQIQLTRISNPTDTLRLLQNTGHRILSLSLPREGESLLSKTKSIHEIEKQNKFVLVVGNEADGVESDVLNLSDNLIYIPMKNQIDSLNVSHALAVALSHLLS; this is translated from the coding sequence ATGCAAATCATTCAGAGCCCCCAAGATCCCAGACTTGCAGCCTACCAGCTCTTAAAAGCAAAGGAAGACCCATCCAATACCTTCATTGCAGACCATGAAAAAACGGCAATTCGACTCCTACATTCGCATCTTAAAGTAGAGTCAGTATTTTGTATGCCAAAGTATTGGGAAAAACATAAAGATTTAATTCAATCTCGGCTCCAAGAATCTAATCAATGTTTTGTTGCCGAAAAATCAGTATTTGAGGAAACCATAGGATTTTCTGTGCACCAAGGATTTATGGCTGTCGGATACCAAAAATGGGGTTCCTTAAAAGAGGTTACGGCTCCAATGCTTCTCGTAAATGCAATCGTTGATAGTGAAAATATTGGATCCATACTTCGTACGGCTGCGGCTTTTGGCATCCAATCCATACTCTTTGACTCAAAATCTGCTTCACCTTACCTGCGAAGATCGGTAAGAGTTTCGATGGGATCTCTTTTCCAAATCCAATTAACGCGCATATCCAACCCAACAGATACTTTACGTTTATTACAAAATACAGGCCACAGGATTCTATCACTCTCCCTTCCAAGAGAAGGCGAAAGTTTATTATCAAAAACAAAATCTATTCATGAAATAGAGAAACAAAACAAATTTGTGCTCGTTGTTGGAAATGAAGCAGACGGAGTTGAATCGGATGTACTTAATTTATCAGACAATTTGATTTACATACCTATGAAAAACCAAATTGATTCTTTAAACGTATCCCATGCACTCGCAGTCGCTTTATCACATTTACTAAGTTAG
- the dgcR gene encoding diguanylate cyclase DgcR, translated as MENEGKKILIIEDSELQRKLLHRWITNHGYIPLEAVNLSEAREIIIKDQIDVVLLDWELPDGSGIELISEIFSSSSVGWLPVIMVTGHTEPENLKLAIEAGATDYITKPAKEIELLARIFSALRMKSLHDQLRETSIRDVMTGLYNRRYMEERIDQEFQRCKRHKHNLSLAMIDIDFFKKINDTYGHETGDIVLKRIASELKTCLRKSDIISRFGGEEFVIVFPETGLSDATRVLDKIREMVSGLELHSESGQTFKISFSGGVAGGDIVPVDSPIELLRTADKLLYEAKSSGRNRIIS; from the coding sequence ATGGAGAACGAAGGTAAAAAAATTCTTATTATAGAAGACTCTGAACTTCAGAGAAAACTTCTCCATCGTTGGATTACCAATCATGGATACATTCCTTTGGAAGCAGTGAATCTTTCTGAAGCCAGAGAGATTATCATCAAAGACCAAATTGATGTAGTTCTCCTTGATTGGGAATTACCAGACGGATCCGGGATTGAACTCATCTCAGAAATTTTTTCCTCTTCTTCTGTGGGTTGGCTTCCTGTCATTATGGTGACGGGCCACACAGAACCTGAAAATCTTAAACTTGCTATTGAAGCAGGTGCAACGGATTACATCACAAAACCTGCCAAAGAAATTGAACTATTAGCAAGGATCTTTAGTGCTTTGCGAATGAAATCTTTACATGACCAACTACGTGAAACGTCAATTCGTGATGTAATGACTGGTTTATATAATCGTCGTTATATGGAAGAACGGATTGATCAAGAATTCCAAAGATGTAAAAGACACAAACATAACCTCTCTTTGGCAATGATCGATATTGACTTCTTTAAAAAAATCAACGATACCTATGGACATGAGACAGGTGATATTGTTTTAAAGAGAATCGCCTCAGAGTTAAAAACATGTTTACGTAAGTCGGATATTATATCTAGATTTGGCGGTGAAGAATTTGTTATTGTTTTCCCAGAAACTGGGCTCTCCGATGCGACTCGAGTTCTAGATAAAATTAGGGAGATGGTGTCTGGTTTGGAATTACATTCTGAGTCTGGACAGACATTTAAAATTTCTTTTAGTGGTGGTGTTGCTGGGGGAGATATCGTTCCAGTTGATAGCCCTATTGAACTTCTGCGCACTGCCGATAAACTTTTATATGAAGCAAAATCTTCTGGTCGAAACAGGATCATAAGTTAA
- a CDS encoding YheT family hydrolase, translating into MSLFKPLPIFSGAMVQSFMASFKSKSDKRYGHSVAGKWRSVKTKDGTTLLAKIHDVVNPKGLVVLVHGWEGSIHSSYIIRTAKYFLQKGFSVYRLNLRDHGDTHHLNEGIFNGSLLPETYEAVRELVKSSDSKGPVYLAGFSLGGNFVLRMAGRHSLSKAADQIPRLKHCFAFSPALDPKRATIKMDEHPFLRKYFLNSWKSSLVKKANLFPHLYSFHDLDDYQSVMDLTEKMVKEFSHFSSVDEYFDSYTLNELFFKSVRIPTTILTSMDDPVIPWKEFAEIPPSSYLEVVIESKGGHCGFIEDWNRSSYYWKLMEKKMG; encoded by the coding sequence ATGAGCCTTTTTAAGCCACTTCCCATTTTCTCCGGTGCCATGGTTCAATCATTTATGGCTTCCTTCAAATCTAAGTCGGATAAACGTTACGGTCATTCGGTTGCAGGTAAATGGAGATCGGTAAAAACAAAAGACGGGACCACTTTACTTGCCAAGATTCATGATGTGGTAAACCCGAAAGGACTCGTGGTCCTCGTTCATGGATGGGAAGGTAGCATTCATTCTAGTTATATCATTCGAACCGCGAAATATTTTCTGCAAAAAGGGTTCTCTGTTTATCGGTTGAACCTACGAGATCATGGGGACACCCATCATTTGAATGAGGGAATCTTTAACGGTAGTTTGCTTCCTGAAACCTATGAAGCTGTGAGAGAACTCGTTAAATCTTCCGATTCCAAGGGGCCTGTGTATTTGGCTGGATTTTCTTTGGGTGGAAATTTTGTTTTGCGGATGGCAGGGAGGCATTCCCTTTCCAAAGCCGCTGACCAAATACCAAGATTAAAACATTGTTTTGCTTTTAGTCCGGCACTTGATCCGAAAAGGGCTACAATCAAAATGGATGAACATCCGTTTTTACGGAAATATTTCTTAAATTCATGGAAGTCTTCGTTGGTCAAAAAAGCAAATTTATTCCCTCATTTGTATTCTTTCCATGATTTGGATGATTACCAATCGGTAATGGATTTAACAGAGAAGATGGTGAAAGAATTTTCACATTTTTCTTCTGTGGATGAGTATTTTGATTCTTATACTTTGAATGAGTTGTTTTTTAAATCGGTTCGCATCCCAACAACCATTCTTACTTCTATGGATGACCCCGTGATTCCTTGGAAAGAATTTGCAGAGATCCCACCTTCTTCTTACTTAGAGGTTGTGATTGAGTCGAAAGGTGGTCACTGTGGGTTCATTGAAGATTGGAATCGTTCTTCTTATTATTGGAAATTGATGGAAAAAAAGATGGGTTGA
- the mdoH gene encoding glucans biosynthesis glucosyltransferase MdoH — protein MIHIHRSLFFITFITPVIWGFSLFIEIISFQGIEITEYYQFITLIFLLPMLSYGASTAFFGFILSLKKDADSLLKAKRIPETELDMSLMASIPVAIVMPVYEENEISIFSRIKVIFESANKIHKLPQLDFFILSDTRTPEKWIKEEAAYIELCESTENFHNFHYRRRKSNLNGKSGNIADFCRRWGKKYKYMIILDADSLVSGELILQLIANMEKNPNAGIIQSSTRIFRSTTLFQKLTEFSSYLFSPFFLKGASFWQINSSGYWGHNAILRVKPFMEHCALPHLPEYGGLGGKILSHDTVEAALMRKAGYEVLSAYELDGSYEENPPNIIDALKRDQRWCQGNLQHFWFLFGKKIPFINRIHILNGILSYLNSPIWMCYIVLSLWNYLEDNKYLNYSMLPEEYEFFKSQIYDPLYLKLLYLSLVLLFLPRVLSFISLPLIQVLKKFPGFLLETTFSILIAPIYMIYHSIFVFSILLNKRITWGPQNRDADSGYNLPYILSSFFGVTILGFSCAYISYTHSTMLFILTMPIWLGWILAIPLVVFTEKEQKILNKAFNTSFWEPNTNLIQRFEEELTSHKNSYLEGREFFFALVHPLFQGKHKQLQGNKLYRSKLPQSSEKDLNILLTEGPGGLETKSLLKILSNRELLDSFYTKFWTSKKENWAGYWKTIWGEINPSFFPSISNNKKNDSNLQ, from the coding sequence ATGATCCATATTCATCGTAGTTTATTCTTTATCACTTTCATCACTCCTGTTATTTGGGGTTTTAGTTTGTTTATCGAAATCATTTCCTTTCAAGGAATTGAAATCACCGAATACTACCAATTCATAACACTGATTTTCCTTTTGCCAATGTTGTCTTATGGTGCAAGCACTGCTTTTTTCGGATTTATACTTTCTCTAAAAAAGGATGCCGACTCCCTTCTTAAAGCAAAACGAATTCCAGAAACAGAATTAGACATGTCTTTAATGGCATCTATACCTGTTGCGATTGTTATGCCTGTATACGAAGAAAATGAAATTTCAATCTTTTCTCGTATCAAAGTTATTTTTGAATCCGCAAATAAAATTCACAAACTACCCCAACTTGATTTTTTCATTTTAAGTGACACAAGAACACCAGAAAAATGGATCAAAGAAGAAGCCGCCTACATAGAATTATGTGAGTCGACAGAAAACTTCCATAACTTCCACTACCGAAGAAGAAAAAGTAATCTAAACGGCAAAAGTGGGAATATCGCCGACTTTTGTAGAAGGTGGGGGAAAAAATATAAATATATGATTATACTTGATGCTGATAGCCTTGTGTCAGGTGAACTCATTCTCCAATTAATTGCTAATATGGAAAAAAATCCCAATGCTGGAATCATCCAATCCAGCACTCGCATATTTCGTTCCACTACCCTCTTCCAAAAGTTAACAGAATTTTCATCCTATTTATTTAGCCCTTTTTTCCTAAAAGGAGCAAGTTTCTGGCAAATCAACTCCTCTGGTTACTGGGGACACAATGCAATCCTTAGGGTCAAACCCTTCATGGAACATTGTGCCCTTCCCCACCTTCCCGAATACGGGGGACTTGGCGGGAAAATTTTGAGTCACGATACAGTGGAAGCCGCTCTCATGCGAAAAGCAGGATATGAAGTTTTAAGCGCCTACGAACTTGATGGAAGTTACGAAGAAAACCCACCTAACATTATTGATGCGCTCAAACGTGACCAACGTTGGTGCCAAGGGAACCTACAACATTTTTGGTTTTTATTTGGGAAAAAAATTCCCTTTATCAACAGGATCCACATTCTAAACGGAATCCTATCCTATCTCAATTCACCCATTTGGATGTGTTATATCGTCTTGAGTTTATGGAATTATCTGGAAGATAACAAATATTTGAACTACTCCATGTTACCTGAGGAATATGAATTTTTCAAATCGCAAATTTACGACCCACTTTACTTAAAACTATTATACCTTTCCCTTGTGTTACTATTTCTACCAAGGGTCCTTAGTTTTATAAGCCTTCCCTTAATCCAAGTTTTAAAGAAATTCCCAGGTTTTCTTTTGGAGACCACATTTTCAATCTTGATTGCCCCCATCTACATGATCTACCACAGCATTTTTGTGTTTTCCATTTTACTCAATAAACGGATCACCTGGGGTCCACAAAACAGGGATGCCGATTCTGGATACAATCTCCCTTATATACTTTCCTCTTTTTTTGGTGTGACCATTTTAGGATTCTCCTGTGCTTATATTAGTTATACGCACTCGACGATGTTATTTATTCTGACAATGCCCATTTGGCTTGGTTGGATTTTAGCGATCCCTCTCGTAGTATTTACGGAAAAAGAACAAAAAATTCTAAACAAAGCCTTCAACACTTCTTTTTGGGAACCAAATACAAACCTAATTCAGAGGTTTGAAGAAGAACTCACTTCGCATAAGAACAGTTATCTGGAAGGTCGAGAATTCTTTTTTGCCCTGGTTCACCCTCTATTCCAAGGCAAACACAAACAACTCCAAGGAAATAAACTCTATCGATCCAAACTCCCACAATCTTCCGAAAAAGACTTAAACATCTTACTCACAGAAGGCCCTGGTGGTTTAGAAACAAAGTCTCTTTTAAAAATTTTATCTAACAGGGAGTTATTGGATTCATTTTATACGAAATTTTGGACTTCGAAAAAAGAAAATTGGGCAGGTTATTGGAAAACCATTTGGGGAGAAATCAACCCATCTTTTTTTCCATCAATTTCCAATAATAAGAAGAACGATTCCAATCTTCAATGA
- a CDS encoding ParA family protein: protein MKIITVANIKGGTSKSTTAIHLALALSKRGSTLAIDMDPQADLSDFFFPEEPVEFFDSGNTLSVLNAETTLSESVKPSNNIDVLPSIIELSDLSYLASKDFSMIPRLKNILLKAKYDYVIIDTPGSGSSENIASYLPASVILVPVTPSKWAVRTVAQVLKKVDEAERFDEQSKKKSVLILPSQWGTSQKQMDLLEKLNTIKTLKILEPIPKNDSIRDRTETGKPLQEGSVPWKAFEILAEKLK, encoded by the coding sequence ATGAAGATCATCACAGTTGCCAATATCAAAGGCGGAACTTCCAAATCTACAACAGCCATCCATTTGGCCCTAGCACTATCCAAAAGAGGGTCCACTCTCGCAATAGACATGGACCCACAAGCGGACCTCTCTGACTTTTTTTTCCCAGAAGAACCTGTGGAATTTTTTGATTCCGGGAATACCCTTTCTGTCCTTAATGCAGAAACTACACTTAGCGAATCAGTAAAACCATCGAACAATATCGACGTGTTACCTTCCATCATCGAACTTTCCGATTTAAGTTATTTAGCCTCAAAAGATTTTTCAATGATTCCTCGGTTAAAAAATATCCTGCTCAAAGCCAAATACGACTATGTAATTATTGACACCCCAGGATCAGGGTCTTCTGAAAACATAGCATCCTACCTACCGGCATCTGTTATTCTTGTTCCGGTCACACCATCCAAATGGGCAGTCCGAACCGTTGCACAAGTTCTCAAAAAAGTTGATGAAGCAGAAAGGTTCGACGAACAATCCAAGAAAAAATCAGTATTAATCCTCCCCTCTCAGTGGGGGACTTCGCAAAAACAAATGGATCTTTTAGAAAAGTTAAACACCATAAAAACTCTAAAAATTTTAGAACCAATCCCAAAAAACGACAGTATTCGGGACCGAACTGAAACCGGAAAACCTCTACAAGAAGGAAGTGTCCCCTGGAAAGCTTTCGAAATCTTAGCGGAGAAACTAAAATAA